GGCAAACAGGGTAGCGCCGATGTGTACGACCGCTTTATCCGTTACTGCCGCTCCGAAATCGCCATTGCTTTGCTTGGCCAAGACCAAACCACCGAAAAAGACACGACCCACGCCAGCGCAACGGCAGGATTGGAAGTCACCGAAGACATCCGCGACAGCGACTGCCGTATCGTTGAAGGCTGCTTTAACCAGTTAATCGGTTGGATTATCGAACTGAACTACGGCGAGCACACCGCCCGCCCGAAATTCGTGCTGTATGCCCAAAACGAAGGCGGCCGGGAATTGGCCGAACGAGACCAAATCCTTGTCAGCTGTGGGGTACAACTTAGCGAAGGCTATTGGAAACGTGCCTACAACCTATCAGATGATGACGTTGTTTCCGTTACCGTTGAACAGAACACAGAACAGCCCGAAACCGCAGCCGAATTTGCCGAAGGCGAACCGAAACATGCCGATGCAGGCATGTTGATTGACACCCTTGCACCCGACGCAGGCCGTCTGAATGCCCAAGGCCAAGCCCTGACCGATGCGTTAGTAGCTGAACTACAAAAAGGCGAAACCGCCGACAATCTGCTCGACCGCCTGACCGCCGCTTACCCGGATATGGACGACAAAGCCCTGCAAAATGAGCTGGCACGGCTGATATTTTTATCGGGCTTGGTCGGCAGGATTGAAGCCGCGGAGGAAATGAGCCGATGACCCCCGAAGACATCAAAGCCGTATTCGGTATGCAGCCCGAAGCCGCCGTGGCCTATCTGAAACAGAAAGGCCATCAAGTGTCTTGGGATTGGCAGGATATGTTGGATGATGCCCATGCCACCGCTTTTACCGTAGCCAAAACTGCCAAAATGGATGTATTGGACGATATATATAGTGCGGCACTCAAAGCATTGGAAAACGGCCAAACGTTAGAAGAGTTCAGCCGCGAACTGACGCCGGTGCTGCAGGCCAAAGGCTGGTGGGGGCGTAAAGACGTAGCCAATCCTGACACGGGCGAACTGCAAAACGTACAACTCGGCAGCCCGCACCGGCTCAAGACCATCTACTTAACCAATATGCAGTCCGCCTACATGGCAGGCCGCTATGCCGAGATGATGGAGAGCATCGATACACACCCGTATTGGGAGTATGTCGCCATCAACGACAGCCGCACGAGAGAAAGCCACCGCTTGATGCACGGTCGGGTGTACGAAGCCACCGACCCGATTTGGAACACTATGTATCCGCCGCTCGACTACCGCTGCCGATGCCGCGTCAAACCGTTGTCTGAAGCACGCGGTGCGGCCAAAGTGCTGCCCAGCCCGCCGCTCGAAACCGTTACCGTCGATATCGGCACCAATGAGTACACCGGCGAGGCACGCTACGGACAGCGCACCGGTATCCGCATCAACGGCACCTTCGTCGCCCCCAATGTCGGCTTCAATGCCAACCAAGGCCAAGCCATGCTCAACCGCATGGCACGGGTTGCGGCAGACAAAGCCCAAGCCGTCCATCCCGACATTGCCCGCGTTGCCATGCAAGAGATGACGGCGGACAAACGCGTTAAAAACAGCCTAACCAAAGCCGCCTTATCGTGGGTGTTGGATTTGTTGAAAGGATAGAAATGGCGGAATTAGACCTAAGCCGCACCGTTCATTGCGAATCATATTATGATGAAAACAGCGTTACCGTTTATAGAAATTCTAAGGACGACCACACAATGGTACTTGGATTTGAAGGCATAGACGTCATTATTGATGACATTCAAGCAATCGATATCATGAACAAACTGGCACACTTTTTTAATTATGAATTGGTGGACTTAGATGCTTGAAATCAGCCTAGACGACAAACAACTGCAGAAAGGCCTCGGTCAACTGCTGAAAAACGCCACCGACACCCGCCCCATGATGCGTGCCATCGCCACCGATATGGTCTCTCTTACGGAAGATAACTTTGAAAGTGAAAGCTGGGGCGGCCAAAAATGGCCACGCAGTAAGCGCGCAGCGAGCGGCAGAGGTAAAACCCTACAACTAAGCGGCCAGCTCGCCGCCAGCATCAGTACCAAAGTCGGCAACGATTTCGCCCGCATCGGCAGTAATAAGAAGTATGCCGCCATCCACCACCTCGGCGGAACCATTAAAGCCAAGAACAAACCTTATTTGGTTTTTCCTGTTGCAGGTGGCGGTTTGCGTAAGGTAAAATCTGTAAACATTCCAGCCCGCCCCTACCTGCCCATCAACGGAACAGGTCAGCTCCAAAACGGAGCCGAACGCTCCTTATTGGATATCGCCCTCAAATCCCTAAGCAAAGGATTGTGAGCATCAAAAAACGGGCTAAATAAGCCCGTTCATTTTATTTCACTCTGTGCAACAATGTTTCAAATCCACCATCCCACACAAACCCATTAAAACCCACCTAATCCCATTTATCTCACAGACCCCTATATATTTATCTCACTTGGTTTCAGGTAATCTTCCGATAAACCGCCCGCCTATGCCGGCTCGGTACTTACAGTTTGATGCTCTCGCGGTTAACCAAAACCTGATCGATCAAACCGTACTCTTGCGCTTCATCGGCAGACATATAGTTATCGCGATCGGTATCGCGCTCTACTTTGGCCAAATCCTGACCACTGTGTTCGGCGAGCAAACGGTTCAGCTTTTCCTTAATCTTAATCAGCTCGCGCGCATGGATTTCGATATCCGAAGCCTGACCGCCCAAACCGCCGCTGATCAAAGGCTGATGAATCATAATGCGGCTGTTCGGCAAGGCAAAACGCTTGCCTTTCGTGCCGGCAGAGAGTAAAAAAGCACCCATACTTGCCGCTTGACCCAAGCACAAAGTCGATACATCGGGTTTGATAAATTTCATCGTATCGTAAATCGACATGCCTGCCGTTACCGAACCGCCCGGCGAATTGATATACAGGAAAATATCTTTATCCGGATTTTCGCTTTCCAAAAACAGCAGTTGGGCCACGACCAGATTGGCCGTCTGGTCATTCACAGGACCGACCAAAAAGATAATACGCTCTTTCAACAGGCGCGAATAAATGTCAAAAGCACGCTCGCCCCGACCGCTCTGCTCGATAACGGTCGGAACCAGATAACTGTTGTTGATTTCAGGAGTCATCAGCGTTTCCTTTCCAAAATGTGATTAAAAAGCACCAAAGCGCAATCTCGGCCGCTTCGGTGCTTTTATCCGTATCAGACAGTCTTTTCAGACGGCCTCGTCATTAGGCTTGTGCGCCCATCACTTCGTCAAAAGACAAAGCTTTTTCGGTTACTTTGGCTTTGCTCAATACGAAGTCTACAACATTGGCTTCAACGGCCAAAGAAGTCGGGCCTTGCAAACGTTGTTTGTCGGCAAAGTACCAATCGATCACTTCTTGCGGATCTTCGTAGCTTTCTGCAAAGTCGTTCACGATGGCTTTGATTTGCTCTTCTGTCGGCTCCAATTTGTTGTCGTCAACCAATTTAGCCAAAATCAAACCCAAAGCAACGCGGCGTTCGGCTTGTTCTTTAAACATATCGGCAGGCAGGTTCAAGTTAGCCGCATCGGCCATACCTTGGTTAACGAAGTTTTGTTTCATTTCTTCAGCCAAGCGCGCAGACTCTTCGGCAACCAAAGCGTTCGGCAATTGGATTTCGGTTGCTTTCAACAAAGCTTCCATCACGGCTTCTTTGGTTTGGTCTTTGGTGCGGCGGCTTACTTCGCGCGCTACGTTTTTACGCACTTCTTCGCGCATTTTCGCTACGTCGCCGTCTTCAATGCCCAATGCTTTGGCGAATTGCTCGTCTACTTCGGGCAGGGTGGCTTCGGAAACATTTTTCAGCGTGATGGTAAATACGGCGGTTTTACCGGCAACGTCTTTACCGTGGTAGTCTTCCGGGAAGTTGACTTCAACGTCTTTGCTTTCGCCTTCTTTCAAGCCCAATACGCCGGCTTCGAATTCAGGCAGCATCTGGCCGTTACCCAATACGAACGGATAGTTTTGAGAAGCGCCGCCTTCAAACAGTTCGCCGTCGATTTTGCCTTCGAAATCGATGATAACGCGGTCGCCGTTTTGGGCTTCGCGTTCAACATGGTTGAAACGGGTGCGCTGTTTGCGCAGGATTTCGATGGTTTTTTCTACTTCTTCGTCGCCCACGGAAGCGGTTACTTTTTCGATTTCCTGTGCAGACAAATCGCCTACGGTTACTTCGGGGAATACTTCGAAAATGGCGGCAACTTGGAAAGATTCTTGATCGTCTTGGCCTTCAACGGCTTCGAAACGGGGGAAACCGGCTACTTTCAATTTTTCGTTTACGGCAACATCGTAGAAAGCTTTTTGAACTTTTTCGTTCATCACGTCGTTTTGTACACTTGCACCATACATAGATGCAACCATTTTCAACGGTGCTTTGCCCGGACGGAAACCGTCGATTTTCACGCGGCGTTGGGTTTGTTTCAAACGTTTGTCGGTTTCTTCGTTGATCTCTGCCCAAGGCAAAGACAATACAATTTTACGTTCCAGGTTTTCCAAAGTTTCTACAGTTACGCTCATCGTAAGCCCTTAAATTTCTTGTTAATTAATTGAAAGCAGGTTTTTTGACCTGCTTTTGGAATGAATATTCCGCAAAATAGGTGCGGAAACTGAAATTGCAAGTGTATCACAATGTCACGATAAAATATATTTTTCAATCATGGCTGTTTGCGTCTGCAGCTCCGGTTCCGCTTCTTTTCATCAGCCTTGCCGTTTCATGCCAAAAACCATCGGGGCGGCGTTCTAAAACGGCAATCAAGCCCTGCTCCGCCGACACGATTTCTGCATGGCCGACCGCCCTGTTTTCGGGGACTCTGGCGGGAGCGAGGTAATCCGTGTTTTGCAATAGGCAATAGCGTTTGTTTTCAGACGGCTGTTCTTTATATCCGGCCCAATCGGCCATATACAGGCCGCTCCATCCGTAAGGATTCAGCAAGGTATCGCGTTGCGGCCGGCCTGTTGCGGAAAAGCCGATGCCGCGTATGATTGAGGCCGTCTGAAAATCCGAATGCGTGATGCCTGTCTGCTTCAATGCGGCCTGCCCTTGCGGCGTTTTCAACAATTCAAGCTGACGGACCAGTTTTTCGGCTTTGTCCGTCAGGCGGTCACGGGTGTTTAATCCGGCCATATCTTCGGGCTTGCCCGAATGGCTGCCGTAATATTTGCAGGTCAACTCCACATGGTAAGGTTTGCCGTTAATCAGGGCGAAAAAATCGGCGGCGCCGAGCGTTCGTCCGTCTTCGCTGCAAACTTGCAGGTTTTGCGCCGACAAGCGGCAATGCGGGGCATGCCTAAACCAAAATGCAGCCAGGCTTTCCGCGTAAAAACCCAAACGGTGTCCGAAAGGAGATTTGGCGGCAAGATAAGAATGCAGGGCTTCGGGCTGCTTGTCCAAAGCCAGAAGGAAGCGGAAACCGGTTTCGCCCAATAATGTGCGCACGGGCAATTCGTGCCGGTTTTGCCATAAAGGCGGCGCGGTCAGAATGGCAGCCAAATCCCGCACGGACGGGTCAGTCAAACGCCACCACAAGGCATCCAAAGCATAATTCATCGTTTATCGTCCTTTTGTTCAGACTGGATATATGGAGGCCGTCTGAAAATTCAGACGGCCTTCTGCTGCTTAATCTTTCAAATTGCGTTTTACGGTATTTAAAAAACCGCGCAGGATATCGATGTCTTCGGTTTGCGTGTTGGCCCGCATAAACAGGCTCTGCATACGGCGCATCAGGCGGTCGCTGTTACGGCGGTTGAAAAAACCGATATCGTTCATCACGCTTTCAAAATGGCCGACCATGCCGTTGATTTGCTCGTGCGTTGCCGGATGTTCTTCCTGAACCAGATGGGTCATGGCGGTATCGGTTTGGCTGAACAGCTCGTAACACACGACCTGCACGGCTTGTGCCAAGTTCAATGAAAAATAATCGGGATTGCCGCTGATGGTCATTAGGCGGTTGCAGCTTTGCACTTCTTCTATGCTGAGTCCGAAGGTTTCATTGCCGAACACCAGCGCCACCTGCCGCCCTGACGCCGCTTCCTGCAACAGCTCGGGAACCAGTTGGCGCGGTGTCTGCAACGGTGCTGTCAACTCGCGCTTGCGGCTGGTCAGAGCACAGCTGAGCGTGGTATCGGCCAGTGCTTCGTCCAATGTGGCTGCGATACGGGCTTGGTGCAGCACATCGGCCGCACCGGAAGCCAATACGAAGCTTTCTTCAGGCAACTTAAAGTGTTGCAGGTGTTCGGGATCGAAAACCGGCGGCGTTTCCGTCATCGGTGTTGCGATAAGCTGCGGCGCAACCAACGTGAGACTGCTCAAGCCCATGGTTTTCATGGCTCTCGCTGCCGAGCCGATATTGGCCGGATGGCTGGTTCGCGCCAGAATAATGTGGACGTTGTTTAAATAATCGGGAACGGTGGGAATGGAATTCATCGTGTTTTTATTTTCTGAATACAGGTATAATATACGGCATTATTTTTCAGACGGCCTCAATACTTTGGTTTCAAGGCCGTCTGAATGTTCTTTAACATTGGAAACCCGAAATACCGCTTCGAAGCGGTGTTTCCTCATTTAACGTTCTGCCTGTCTGCCCAATGCAGCAGGCGCATTGTACCCGATAGAAAGTATGCCATGAACCCGATTTTAAATACCGCATTCAAAGCCGCCCGCAAAGCCGGTCAAATGATGATCCGCGCGTCTGCCAATTTGGAAGGCGTAAAAATAGACAGTAAAGCGTTTAACGATTTTGTTTCCGATGTCGACCGTACTGCCGAAGCCATTTTGGTTGACGCAATCAAAGAATCTTATCCCCATCACAAAATTACCTGCGAAGAAAGCGGTTCGCACGGCAAAAGCAATGCCGAATACGAATGGCTGATCGACCCTCTGGACGGCACCACCAACTATCTGCACGGCCATCCGCAATACGCGATTTCCATGGCCCTGCTGCACAAAGGCCAGCTTCAGGAAGCGCTGGTTTACGCGCCAGAACGCAACGATTTATACATGGCTTCACGCGGCAAAGGGGCATTGTTGAACGACCGCCGTATCCGCGTTTCCAACCGCATCGAATTGAACCACTGCCTGATCGGCACCGGCTTTCCCGTTGTCGACCAAAGCCGCATGGATACTTATTTGAACATTCTGCGCTCGTTTTTGGAAAAAACCGCCGGTGCGCGCCGCGAAGGTGCGGCTTCTTTGGACTTATGCGCCTTGGCTGCCGGCCGCTTCGACGGCTTTTTCGAATTCAACCTGCATCCTTGGGATATTGCCGCCGGTGCATTGATTGCCAAAGAAGCCGGCGCGTTGGTAACCGATTTGAAAGGCGAACAAACTTGGTTGGAAACCGGCGATATCGTTGCCGCCAATCCTAAAGTGTTGGCGCAAATGCTGAAATTGATCTCAACTCATATCGAATAAGATTTTGCCGCTGCATTTGCAACAGGCCGTCTGAAATTTTCAGACGGCCTGTTTTATTCATATTTGATAAAGCTTGCCTACACCCTATTGCTTTCCGTTTATCCGGCAATAAAGTCCAAACCGATATCCAAAGCACGGCTGCTGTGCGTCAGATAACCCAGCGCGATAAAGTCCACACCGGTGGCCGCCACTTCGCGCAAACGGTTGAATTTAATCCCGCCCGACGCTTCGCAGCGCGCTTTACCGCAGCACATGGCTACGGCTTGTTTCAACGTTTCATTGTCCATATTGTCGAGCAGCACCAAATCCGCACCGCCCGCCAAGGCCTGCTCCAGCTGGGCTAAAGTGTCCACTTCCACCTCAACGGGAATCAGATGCCCGGCCAACTGTTTGGCACGTTGTACGGTTTCTTTCAGGCCGTCTGAATAGACTAAGTGGTTGTCTTTAATCAGAATCGCATCGTCCAAGCCCATGCGGTGGTTGCAGCCGCCGCCCGCGCGCACGGCGTATTTTTGCAGCGTGCGCAGTCCGGGAATGGTTTTGCGGCTGCAGGTGATGCGCGTCGGGTAATCTTTGATTTCGGCAACGGCAGCGGCGGTCATACTGGCAATGCCGCTCAGATGAGTCAGATAATTGAGCGCGGTACGTTCGGCGGTAAGCAAAGCATGCGCCGAACCTTTCACTTTAGCCAACATTTGGCCTGCCCGAATATCGGCACCGTCTGCCGCCAAAGCCTGAAACTCGATTGACGAATCGGTTTCCGCAAACGCCAGCCGGGCCAAATCCATACCGGCCAACACGCCGTTTTCACGGCTTACCACCGCCAACTCAGCCTGCACGCCGGCGGGAATCGCCACCGCAGACGTTACGTCGCCGCGCCGCCCCAAATCTTCCAACAAAGCCTGTTGGACAAATGATTTCAACACTACATCGGGCAAGGGAAACAATAAAGGCGAAGTGCCAGCTTGCTGCATAAGGTTCTCCATAAAGTCTGTTTATTTGCGCAACGGCAGCTTGATGTCGGAAATCAGGCTTTCCAGCAGCACATTGTCTTTAAACTTATAAAGCTGGGCCGGGCGGCCGACGCCGCTTACGGTATTGCCCGGCACAGGCTCTATCAAATCCTGATGCTTGATCTGGCGGCGGAAATTCTGCTTGTGCAACCTTAATCCGATTAAGGCTTCAATACTTTGCTGCAATTGCAGCAGGGTAAATTGCGGCGGCAGCAATTCGTAAATAATCGGGCGGTATTTGATTTTCGAACGCAAACGCGACATGGCGGTGGCCAACACGCGCCGGTGGTCGTGCGCCATAAACTTGCCGGTCAAAGCACAATCAAACCCTGCCGCCTGCTCGGGCGACTCGTGAATCAGCCCCGCTTCATACAGCAATTCGTAGCGCAACAGCACATATTCTTCCGACCATTCATAAGGCTCCAGCCCCCAACACAAATTCATGCGGTTCAACCGCTCTTGCCGTCTGGCTTCTGTATCGGCGGTGTTTGCCCAGCGGCGGATGTGCTGCACGATATGGGCAACGGTTTGGCCGTGCGCTTCATGGCAAGTATCTTCCCACGGAAAATAAACATACCAATCGCACCATCTGGCCGTATCGCTCAAGATATGCTCGTTTGCTTCGCGTACCAAACCCAAATAACTCACATACAGCACCGGCAAGCCCTGTTCGTTTTTGCGCCCTGCATCAATAAAAGTATACAGCTGCTCCACATAACCCATCGGCTGGCCGGTTTTCTTCGCCACCCACACGCGCACGCCCGCCTGAAGCGAACGGTGTACCGGCAGCAGAGGGCCGTTGAGCAGCAGGCTGCCGTCTTCAACCGTCAGCACGCGCGGTCGGCCGTCGGTAACCGCAATCAAAACCGCCACCAGCTCTACCAAGCCTTCAACACTGCCGTCTGCTTCAGGAAACGAATCCATCTGTTCTGCACCCGATTATTGGTTAAAACCTTATTTTAGCGCATATTACAGTGCAATTTTTATTGCATATTTGCCGTGCCGCATTTCAAAGTACCCGCAACTGTCACTCAAAATAAGGATTTCTCCTTGCCCATTATACTCAATATGAGCATAATGTAAAAAAGAAATTTATCCTATAAGGAGAAACCATGCCATGCAAACCACCCAATACCGCGCTTTCGACTACGATGCACCGTTGTCGAACCAGCCCACTTCCGCCTGCCAAATCCGCCAAGCATGGGCGCGTGTGCCCGAGCCTTTGTCCCATGGAGCCACAGGCCGTCTGAAAAACGAAATCCGCGATTTATTGGAGCGGCACAATGCCGTGTTGGTCGCGCATTATTATGTTGACCCGCTGATTCAGGATTTGGCTTTGGAAACAGGCGGCTGTGTAGGCGATTCGTTGGAAATGGCGCGTTTCAGTGCGGAACATCCTGCGCAAACGCTGGTGGTGGCCGGCGTACGTTTCATGGGCGAGAGCGCCAAAATTCTCAGCCCTGAAAAAACCGTGTTGATGCCGGATTTGGAAGCGGAGTGCTCTTTGGATTTGGGCTGCCCGGCCGATGAATTTGCCGCATTTTGCGATCAGCATCCCGACCGCACGGTGGTGGTGTATGCCAATACTTCCGCAGCCGTTAAAGCGCGCGCCGATTGGGTGGTTACTTCTTCGATTGCCTTGGAAATTGCTACGCATCTGCATCAACAAGGCAAAAAGCTGATTTGGGGCCCCGACCGCCATTTGGGCGAATACATCCGCAAAGAAACCGGCGCGGACATGCTGCTGTGGCAAGGTTCGTGCATTGTGCACAACGAATTTAAAACGTCCGAACTGGCCGCCCTCAAAGCCAAACATCCCGAAGCCGTGGTATTGGTGCACCCCGAATCTCCGGCGGGCGTTACCGAATTGGGCGATGTAGTCGGTTCGACCAGCAAGCTGCTGAAAGCGGCCATTGAGCGGCCGGAACAGACCTTTATCGTGGCCACCGACTTGGGCATTCTGCATGAAATGCGCAAGCATGCGCCGCACAAAACCTTTATCGCCGCGCCCACCGCAGGCAACAGCGCCACCTGCAAAAGCTGCGCGTTTTGCCCGTGGATGGCGATGAACTCGCTGCAAGGTATCCGCAACACGCTGGAAAACAAAACAGGCGAAATCCTGCTGGACGAGCAACTAGGCAAAGCCGCCAAACTGCCGCTCGACCGCATGCTGAAGTTTGCCGCTGCCTTAAAACAACCCAAACAAAATGTTTTCAACGGA
Above is a genomic segment from Neisseria weaveri containing:
- a CDS encoding phage head morphogenesis protein; protein product: MTPEDIKAVFGMQPEAAVAYLKQKGHQVSWDWQDMLDDAHATAFTVAKTAKMDVLDDIYSAALKALENGQTLEEFSRELTPVLQAKGWWGRKDVANPDTGELQNVQLGSPHRLKTIYLTNMQSAYMAGRYAEMMESIDTHPYWEYVAINDSRTRESHRLMHGRVYEATDPIWNTMYPPLDYRCRCRVKPLSEARGAAKVLPSPPLETVTVDIGTNEYTGEARYGQRTGIRINGTFVAPNVGFNANQGQAMLNRMARVAADKAQAVHPDIARVAMQEMTADKRVKNSLTKAALSWVLDLLKG
- a CDS encoding phage virion morphogenesis protein, giving the protein MLEISLDDKQLQKGLGQLLKNATDTRPMMRAIATDMVSLTEDNFESESWGGQKWPRSKRAASGRGKTLQLSGQLAASISTKVGNDFARIGSNKKYAAIHHLGGTIKAKNKPYLVFPVAGGGLRKVKSVNIPARPYLPINGTGQLQNGAERSLLDIALKSLSKGL
- the clpP gene encoding ATP-dependent Clp endopeptidase proteolytic subunit ClpP, yielding MTPEINNSYLVPTVIEQSGRGERAFDIYSRLLKERIIFLVGPVNDQTANLVVAQLLFLESENPDKDIFLYINSPGGSVTAGMSIYDTMKFIKPDVSTLCLGQAASMGAFLLSAGTKGKRFALPNSRIMIHQPLISGGLGGQASDIEIHARELIKIKEKLNRLLAEHSGQDLAKVERDTDRDNYMSADEAQEYGLIDQVLVNRESIKL
- the tig gene encoding trigger factor, producing the protein MSVTVETLENLERKIVLSLPWAEINEETDKRLKQTQRRVKIDGFRPGKAPLKMVASMYGASVQNDVMNEKVQKAFYDVAVNEKLKVAGFPRFEAVEGQDDQESFQVAAIFEVFPEVTVGDLSAQEIEKVTASVGDEEVEKTIEILRKQRTRFNHVEREAQNGDRVIIDFEGKIDGELFEGGASQNYPFVLGNGQMLPEFEAGVLGLKEGESKDVEVNFPEDYHGKDVAGKTAVFTITLKNVSEATLPEVDEQFAKALGIEDGDVAKMREEVRKNVAREVSRRTKDQTKEAVMEALLKATEIQLPNALVAEESARLAEEMKQNFVNQGMADAANLNLPADMFKEQAERRVALGLILAKLVDDNKLEPTEEQIKAIVNDFAESYEDPQEVIDWYFADKQRLQGPTSLAVEANVVDFVLSKAKVTEKALSFDEVMGAQA
- a CDS encoding DUF1853 family protein — protein: MNYALDALWWRLTDPSVRDLAAILTAPPLWQNRHELPVRTLLGETGFRFLLALDKQPEALHSYLAAKSPFGHRLGFYAESLAAFWFRHAPHCRLSAQNLQVCSEDGRTLGAADFFALINGKPYHVELTCKYYGSHSGKPEDMAGLNTRDRLTDKAEKLVRQLELLKTPQGQAALKQTGITHSDFQTASIIRGIGFSATGRPQRDTLLNPYGWSGLYMADWAGYKEQPSENKRYCLLQNTDYLAPARVPENRAVGHAEIVSAEQGLIAVLERRPDGFWHETARLMKRSGTGAADANSHD
- a CDS encoding RNA methyltransferase — translated: MNSIPTVPDYLNNVHIILARTSHPANIGSAARAMKTMGLSSLTLVAPQLIATPMTETPPVFDPEHLQHFKLPEESFVLASGAADVLHQARIAATLDEALADTTLSCALTSRKRELTAPLQTPRQLVPELLQEAASGRQVALVFGNETFGLSIEEVQSCNRLMTISGNPDYFSLNLAQAVQVVCYELFSQTDTAMTHLVQEEHPATHEQINGMVGHFESVMNDIGFFNRRNSDRLMRRMQSLFMRANTQTEDIDILRGFLNTVKRNLKD
- a CDS encoding inositol monophosphatase family protein, which translates into the protein MNPILNTAFKAARKAGQMMIRASANLEGVKIDSKAFNDFVSDVDRTAEAILVDAIKESYPHHKITCEESGSHGKSNAEYEWLIDPLDGTTNYLHGHPQYAISMALLHKGQLQEALVYAPERNDLYMASRGKGALLNDRRIRVSNRIELNHCLIGTGFPVVDQSRMDTYLNILRSFLEKTAGARREGAASLDLCALAAGRFDGFFEFNLHPWDIAAGALIAKEAGALVTDLKGEQTWLETGDIVAANPKVLAQMLKLISTHIE
- the nadC gene encoding carboxylating nicotinate-nucleotide diphosphorylase, with amino-acid sequence MQQAGTSPLLFPLPDVVLKSFVQQALLEDLGRRGDVTSAVAIPAGVQAELAVVSRENGVLAGMDLARLAFAETDSSIEFQALAADGADIRAGQMLAKVKGSAHALLTAERTALNYLTHLSGIASMTAAAVAEIKDYPTRITCSRKTIPGLRTLQKYAVRAGGGCNHRMGLDDAILIKDNHLVYSDGLKETVQRAKQLAGHLIPVEVEVDTLAQLEQALAGGADLVLLDNMDNETLKQAVAMCCGKARCEASGGIKFNRLREVAATGVDFIALGYLTHSSRALDIGLDFIAG
- a CDS encoding NUDIX hydrolase encodes the protein MDSFPEADGSVEGLVELVAVLIAVTDGRPRVLTVEDGSLLLNGPLLPVHRSLQAGVRVWVAKKTGQPMGYVEQLYTFIDAGRKNEQGLPVLYVSYLGLVREANEHILSDTARWCDWYVYFPWEDTCHEAHGQTVAHIVQHIRRWANTADTEARRQERLNRMNLCWGLEPYEWSEEYVLLRYELLYEAGLIHESPEQAAGFDCALTGKFMAHDHRRVLATAMSRLRSKIKYRPIIYELLPPQFTLLQLQQSIEALIGLRLHKQNFRRQIKHQDLIEPVPGNTVSGVGRPAQLYKFKDNVLLESLISDIKLPLRK
- the nadA gene encoding quinolinate synthase NadA produces the protein MQTTQYRAFDYDAPLSNQPTSACQIRQAWARVPEPLSHGATGRLKNEIRDLLERHNAVLVAHYYVDPLIQDLALETGGCVGDSLEMARFSAEHPAQTLVVAGVRFMGESAKILSPEKTVLMPDLEAECSLDLGCPADEFAAFCDQHPDRTVVVYANTSAAVKARADWVVTSSIALEIATHLHQQGKKLIWGPDRHLGEYIRKETGADMLLWQGSCIVHNEFKTSELAALKAKHPEAVVLVHPESPAGVTELGDVVGSTSKLLKAAIERPEQTFIVATDLGILHEMRKHAPHKTFIAAPTAGNSATCKSCAFCPWMAMNSLQGIRNTLENKTGEILLDEQLGKAAKLPLDRMLKFAAALKQPKQNVFNGIGPA